In a genomic window of Chryseobacterium sp. G0162:
- a CDS encoding ABC transporter ATP-binding protein, which translates to MITINNLSKTYGTATVLNIEHLEISNGETFGLVGNNGAGKTTLFSLMLDLIQASTGFVSIDGIKVNESEIWKNKVSAFVDDSFLIGYLTPEEYFYFIGELRGQNKASVDDFLKPFHDLFNGEILASGKYIRDLSKGNQKKVGIVGAIIGNPEIIILDEPFANLDPSTQIKLKNLIKELSKQDGVTFLISSHDLSHTTEVCNRIVVVNKGQLVKDIQTTPETLKDLEQYFSDQVSGPNELAGL; encoded by the coding sequence ATGATTACTATCAATAATTTATCTAAAACATACGGGACGGCAACCGTTCTGAACATTGAACATCTTGAAATTTCTAATGGTGAAACTTTTGGTCTGGTAGGAAATAATGGGGCTGGGAAAACGACTCTTTTCAGTTTGATGCTGGATCTTATTCAGGCAAGTACAGGTTTTGTAAGCATTGATGGAATAAAAGTAAATGAATCAGAGATCTGGAAAAACAAAGTTTCCGCATTTGTAGATGATTCCTTTCTTATTGGTTATCTGACTCCGGAGGAATATTTTTATTTCATCGGTGAATTGAGAGGACAGAATAAGGCTTCCGTAGATGATTTTTTAAAACCCTTTCACGATCTTTTTAACGGTGAGATCCTTGCATCCGGTAAATATATCAGGGATCTTTCGAAAGGGAATCAGAAAAAAGTAGGAATTGTAGGAGCCATTATTGGAAATCCTGAAATCATTATTCTGGATGAACCATTCGCTAACCTGGATCCCTCTACCCAGATCAAGCTTAAAAATCTCATCAAAGAATTATCAAAACAGGACGGTGTAACTTTTCTTATTTCCAGTCATGATTTATCCCATACTACAGAAGTTTGCAACAGAATTGTAGTGGTAAACAAAGGACAATTAGTAAAAGATATCCAAACAACACCTGAGACCCTGAAAGATCTGGAACAGTATTTTTCAGATCAGGTATCCGGCCCGAATGAATTGGCCGGATTATAA
- a CDS encoding RNA polymerase sigma factor, whose amino-acid sequence MKFLFGNKKDDLLSLLKKQDPAAQKLFYEQNVKRFLSVAKSYVSDLYQAEDCLIKAFCKIFKHIESFREEANLESWARRIVVNECLNFIKSHKTVFYLDEINQSFQEDIHEPNIEFDFNAQELLDQLPDAYRMVFNLYVLEGYSHQEIADTLQISLAVSKTQLFRAKEKLRKIYFQQQKKMKNEHV is encoded by the coding sequence ATGAAATTTTTGTTCGGAAATAAAAAAGATGATTTGTTGAGCCTTCTGAAAAAACAGGATCCGGCTGCACAGAAGCTTTTCTATGAACAGAATGTAAAGAGATTTCTAAGTGTGGCAAAAAGTTACGTAAGTGACTTGTACCAGGCGGAAGATTGTCTCATTAAAGCATTCTGTAAAATATTTAAGCATATAGAAAGCTTCAGGGAAGAAGCAAATCTGGAAAGCTGGGCAAGGAGAATTGTTGTGAATGAATGTCTGAATTTTATTAAAAGCCATAAAACGGTATTTTATCTCGATGAGATCAATCAGTCTTTTCAGGAAGATATTCATGAACCGAACATTGAATTTGATTTCAATGCACAGGAATTGTTGGATCAGTTGCCGGATGCTTACAGAATGGTTTTCAATCTGTATGTATTAGAGGGGTATTCTCATCAGGAGATTGCTGATACCTTGCAGATTTCTCTTGCAGTGAGCAAAACACAGTTGTTCAGAGCAAAAGAAAAATTAAGAAAGATCTACTTTCAACAACAAAAAAAAATGAAAAATGAACACGTCTAA